A DNA window from Campylobacter anatolicus contains the following coding sequences:
- a CDS encoding cation diffusion facilitator family transporter: MAKFDYEINKNLSATKQDDGEKVAIIVAGTTAFTLSIIKFIVGFISGSLSVMGSAIDSALDCIVSVLNFFALKKSRAPANFNFNFGYTKLEAIAALFEGIFIIFVAVFIFYESILKFKTPNADMNAQNAIYVMIFSLVITAILIIFLNSVAKRTNNLIIKADALHYKSDFYTNLAIIIALVIINFTGLVIIDAIFGVIISGYIAHSAINLIKESFAVLLDKALSGEMIEEIKRIISAKNEILSYHYLTSRYSGNICFLSVHLVFGRHILLFDAHTISDEIESEIKRKFSQFEWEITFHFDPCDDRFGECRL, from the coding sequence ATGGCAAAGTTCGATTATGAGATAAATAAAAACTTATCTGCTACCAAGCAAGATGATGGAGAGAAAGTCGCTATCATCGTAGCTGGAACGACTGCATTTACTCTTTCTATTATTAAATTTATAGTCGGATTTATTAGTGGATCACTTAGTGTTATGGGTTCAGCGATAGATTCGGCACTTGATTGTATTGTATCGGTGTTAAATTTTTTCGCCCTTAAAAAATCGCGAGCCCCAGCAAATTTTAACTTTAACTTCGGCTACACTAAGCTAGAGGCCATAGCGGCATTATTTGAGGGTATTTTTATCATTTTTGTAGCAGTGTTTATATTTTATGAAAGTATCTTAAAATTTAAAACTCCAAACGCTGACATGAACGCACAAAATGCGATATATGTGATGATATTTTCACTCGTTATTACTGCCATACTCATTATATTTTTAAACTCTGTTGCAAAACGTACAAATAATCTCATCATAAAAGCCGATGCATTGCACTATAAGAGTGATTTTTATACAAATCTAGCCATTATTATCGCACTTGTGATTATCAATTTTACAGGATTAGTGATAATAGACGCTATCTTTGGAGTAATTATCAGTGGCTACATCGCACATTCGGCTATAAATTTGATAAAAGAGAGCTTTGCGGTTTTGTTAGATAAAGCGTTGAGCGGAGAGATGATTGAAGAGATTAAGCGTATCATTAGTGCGAAAAATGAAATTTTAAGCTATCACTATCTCACGAGTAGATACAGTGGAAATATCTGCTTTTTAAGCGTTCATCTTGTTTTTGGGCGACATATTTTACTATTTGATGCACATACGATCTCAGATGAGATAGAGAGCGAGATAAAGCGGAAATTTAGCCAGTTTGAGTGGGAGATAACCTTTCATTTTGACCCTTGTGATGATAGATTTGGCGAGTGTAGATTATAA
- a CDS encoding MotA/TolQ/ExbB proton channel family protein yields the protein MPNQDFTDLVLPKAQAGRSGFVFFKIIFLPLIIYIFALLAYCKIINFSIGLHTIVMMSVIFIFALIFSRHSAEFAYTLFVSKSDDFKTSLKEFIISHLLEFGGVKKANAKFDDFLDGYTKDFRNDNLAAIGVAVFPMLGILGTFISIAISMPSFSSSTSGELEKEIGVLLNGVGTAFYVSIYGIFLALWWMFFERIGMSKFERFANEQKQLSYQFFWQKEELEQQYMSTSVSHYAGFEKIFARIGNEEFFNRLDDTIEAKFNTFKELENLERKIIGEAKVGFDENVGLLAKISSRQDEFLAIHSSILKALVALNTTIKESQTQFVHQHTKISEIAQNRADSFERSLIKFNADLKTLELSLKNFAVKILDEQDMAMKSFRDSIFQGAQAFNAIYQQEIRSNGREKEREVLIAELKKSISEIDEEANRIIKNLENIKDEVK from the coding sequence ATGCCTAATCAAGATTTTACAGACCTCGTTCTGCCAAAAGCACAGGCAGGTCGTTCTGGTTTTGTATTTTTTAAGATTATCTTTCTACCTTTGATCATTTATATTTTTGCACTGCTTGCATATTGTAAGATTATAAATTTTTCGATTGGACTTCATACTATCGTCATGATGAGTGTGATATTTATATTTGCTTTGATATTTTCGCGACATAGTGCAGAGTTTGCATATACTTTATTTGTCTCTAAAAGTGATGATTTTAAAACTAGTTTGAAAGAATTTATTATATCTCATCTACTTGAATTTGGTGGAGTAAAAAAAGCAAATGCTAAATTTGATGATTTTTTGGATGGATATACAAAGGATTTTAGAAATGACAATCTAGCAGCAATAGGTGTTGCGGTATTTCCTATGCTTGGAATTTTGGGAACATTTATCAGTATCGCTATCTCAATGCCGTCGTTTAGCTCAAGTACTTCAGGAGAGTTAGAAAAAGAAATCGGAGTATTATTAAACGGCGTAGGGACGGCATTTTATGTATCGATATATGGTATATTTTTAGCACTTTGGTGGATGTTTTTTGAGCGTATAGGTATGTCTAAATTTGAGCGATTTGCAAATGAGCAAAAGCAGCTAAGCTATCAGTTTTTTTGGCAAAAAGAAGAGCTAGAGCAACAATATATGAGCACGTCTGTAAGCCACTATGCTGGGTTTGAGAAGATCTTTGCTCGTATCGGAAATGAGGAGTTTTTTAATAGATTAGATGATACGATAGAGGCAAAATTTAATACTTTTAAAGAACTTGAAAATTTAGAACGTAAAATAATCGGCGAAGCAAAAGTTGGTTTTGATGAAAATGTAGGACTTTTAGCAAAGATTTCAAGCCGTCAAGACGAGTTTTTAGCCATTCATTCTAGTATATTAAAAGCTTTAGTTGCATTAAATACAACCATAAAAGAATCGCAAACTCAGTTTGTTCATCAACACACAAAGATAAGTGAGATAGCTCAGAATAGGGCGGATAGCTTTGAGCGAAGTTTGATAAAATTTAATGCGGACTTAAAAACTCTCGAGCTTAGTTTGAAAAATTTTGCAGTTAAAATTTTAGATGAGCAAGATATGGCAATGAAATCATTTAGGGATAGTATATTTCAAGGAGCTCAAGCTTTTAACGCTATATACCAGCAAGAAATTCGTTCAAATGGACGCGAAAAAGAGCGTGAAGTGCTGATAGCAGAGCTAAAAAAGAGCATAAGCGAAATTGATGAAGAGGCTAATCGTATTATCAAAAATTTAGAAAACATAAAAGATGAAGTTAAATAA
- a CDS encoding flagellin: MIINGVSQSSHFDTTNKADEQKGVTDKILDKISAKRALGGVDGSNLAIADALLSQSNELEQGVSNANDAIGMLQIADSTLSNLSLNADRINELNVSLNNATLNDKQRSMIREEISYIAESMTKSIENATFNGKSIFGSELSFYTNSGISSINLNTSSITNVAPDGSNIDKISENITMLRSDIGSAQNGILSGINSSIERSIALRSSENNLQNNDISENLNTLDQAILQMNAILIANVHTNSTLQTQISRLLA; this comes from the coding sequence ATGATTATAAATGGAGTATCTCAATCGTCGCATTTTGATACCACAAACAAGGCAGACGAGCAAAAAGGTGTCACTGATAAAATTCTAGATAAGATCTCTGCTAAACGTGCTCTTGGTGGTGTAGATGGTTCAAATTTAGCCATAGCTGACGCACTTTTAAGTCAAAGCAATGAGCTAGAGCAAGGAGTATCAAACGCAAATGATGCTATAGGAATGCTGCAAATAGCAGATAGCACACTATCAAATTTAAGCTTAAACGCTGACCGCATAAATGAGTTAAATGTCTCATTAAATAATGCCACTTTAAACGATAAACAACGCTCTATGATAAGAGAGGAGATAAGCTACATTGCAGAGTCAATGACTAAAAGTATTGAAAATGCGACGTTTAATGGTAAAAGTATATTTGGCTCGGAGCTTAGTTTTTATACCAATAGTGGTATAAGCAGTATAAATTTAAACACAAGTAGTATAACAAATGTTGCCCCAGACGGCTCAAATATAGATAAAATAAGTGAAAATATTACAATGCTTCGCTCAGATATTGGCTCAGCTCAAAATGGAATTTTATCAGGCATAAATAGCTCAATAGAGCGATCAATAGCGTTAAGATCGAGTGAGAATAATCTGCAAAATAACGATATATCTGAAAATTTAAATACACTTGATCAAGCGATACTACAAATGAACGCAATACTAATTGCAAATGTGCATACAAACTCGACTTTGCAAACTCAAATAAGCCGACTTTTAGCATAA
- the hisD gene encoding histidinol dehydrogenase produces the protein MQFLYTTDSDFESKFAKLVHRSDIDMSVVMPVVGNIIDEVRNGGDTALFTQIAKFDNFTPTNKQDILIDENDMKQAYDGLDYNLRQALNLAYNRIKSYHEHSKPQTWTINDELDILLGAKYTPVDRAGLYIPGGKAAYPSSLLMNAIPAIVAGVKEIVVCTPAINGKVNTLLLAAMYLCGIKTAFKVGGASAIAAMAYGTQSIPKVDVITGPGNIYVATAKKMVFGEVNIDMIAGPSEIGIIADETANARHIAIDLLSQAEHDELASSFLITPVESFAKDVQKHIENELKTLKREPIAATSIRNKAAIIIARDMKECIKLMNELAVEHLEIATDDAFSYMNDIKHAGAIFFGHFTPEAMGDYLAGPNHTLPTGGSARFYSPLGVENFMKKSSLISINKHGIKELGKACMQLAQAEGLGAHERSVKVRYDDI, from the coding sequence ATGCAATTTTTATATACTACAGATAGTGATTTTGAGAGTAAATTTGCAAAGCTTGTACATCGTTCGGATATAGATATGAGCGTTGTTATGCCAGTTGTTGGCAATATAATAGACGAGGTACGAAACGGCGGTGATACAGCACTTTTTACTCAGATAGCTAAATTTGATAACTTTACGCCAACTAACAAACAAGATATACTTATAGATGAAAATGATATGAAACAAGCATATGATGGGCTGGATTATAATCTACGTCAAGCATTAAATTTGGCCTATAATCGTATAAAAAGCTATCACGAACACTCAAAGCCACAGACTTGGACTATAAATGATGAGCTAGATATACTTTTAGGTGCAAAATACACACCAGTAGATCGTGCTGGACTTTATATCCCAGGTGGCAAGGCGGCATATCCTAGTTCGCTTTTGATGAATGCTATACCAGCAATAGTCGCAGGCGTCAAAGAGATAGTTGTTTGTACTCCTGCGATTAACGGAAAGGTAAATACACTTCTTCTTGCAGCTATGTATCTTTGTGGCATCAAAACAGCTTTTAAAGTAGGTGGTGCAAGTGCGATTGCTGCGATGGCTTATGGAACACAGAGTATACCCAAAGTAGACGTTATAACCGGACCTGGTAATATCTATGTAGCTACAGCCAAAAAGATGGTATTTGGTGAAGTAAATATCGATATGATCGCTGGACCAAGCGAGATAGGTATAATCGCTGATGAAACAGCAAATGCACGCCATATAGCCATAGATCTGCTCTCTCAAGCTGAACATGATGAACTTGCAAGTAGTTTTTTAATCACTCCAGTTGAATCTTTTGCTAAAGATGTACAAAAACATATCGAGAATGAGCTAAAAACACTAAAACGTGAACCTATCGCAGCTACAAGCATACGTAATAAGGCAGCTATTATTATAGCTCGTGATATGAAAGAGTGCATAAAACTTATGAATGAACTTGCAGTTGAGCATCTTGAGATAGCTACTGACGATGCTTTTAGTTATATGAATGATATAAAACATGCAGGTGCAATATTTTTTGGACATTTTACACCTGAGGCGATGGGTGATTATCTAGCTGGACCAAATCACACCTTACCAACAGGTGGTAGTGCGAGATTTTATTCTCCACTTGGAGTTGAAAATTTTATGAAAAAAAGCTCACTGATATCAATCAATAAACATGGCATAAAAGAGCTTGGTAAGGCTTGTATGCAGTTAGCACAGGCTGAAGGATTAGGAGCTCATGAGCGATCTGTAAAAGTTAGATATGATGATATTTAG
- the fbaA gene encoding class II fructose-bisphosphate aldolase, with translation MGVLDVIKAGVVSGDDVNKLYAYAKEQGFAIPAVNVVSSNSVNAVLEAAKIANSPVIIQFSNGGASFYAGKSCPKADVVGAIAGAKYVHLLAREYGVPVVLHTDHAARKLLPWIDALIEASYEYKKAYGVPLFSSHMLDLSEESLEENLSTCERYLKELSELGISLEIELGVTGGEEDGVDNTGVDNALLYTQPADVALAYERLSKISDKFSIAASFGNVHGVYKPGNVVLRPEILKNSQIYVADKFKTVSKKPVNFVFHGGSGSELADIKDAVSYGVIKMNIDTDTQWAFWDGVREYEAKNRAYLQGQIGNPEGDDKPNKKYYDPRKWIRCGEESMVKRLQITFSDLNCLNRN, from the coding sequence ATGGGCGTTTTAGATGTCATAAAAGCTGGCGTGGTAAGCGGCGATGATGTAAATAAACTATACGCGTATGCAAAGGAGCAGGGCTTTGCTATACCTGCTGTAAATGTAGTCTCAAGTAACTCAGTAAACGCTGTACTTGAGGCTGCAAAAATAGCAAATTCGCCCGTTATTATCCAGTTTAGCAACGGTGGTGCGAGTTTTTACGCAGGTAAAAGTTGTCCAAAGGCTGATGTAGTTGGTGCTATTGCTGGTGCTAAGTACGTGCATTTACTAGCTCGTGAATACGGTGTTCCTGTCGTGCTTCACACAGATCACGCAGCACGAAAACTTTTGCCTTGGATCGACGCACTCATTGAAGCTAGCTATGAGTATAAAAAAGCTTATGGAGTGCCACTTTTTAGCTCTCATATGCTTGATTTAAGTGAGGAGAGTTTAGAAGAAAATTTAAGCACTTGTGAGAGATATCTAAAAGAGCTTAGTGAGCTTGGCATCAGCCTTGAGATAGAGCTTGGAGTAACGGGTGGAGAAGAAGATGGTGTTGATAATACAGGCGTGGATAACGCACTTCTTTATACTCAACCAGCTGACGTGGCTTTAGCTTATGAGCGACTTAGTAAAATCAGTGATAAATTTAGCATAGCGGCTAGTTTTGGAAACGTTCATGGCGTTTACAAGCCGGGCAATGTGGTGCTTCGTCCTGAAATTCTTAAAAACTCACAGATTTACGTGGCTGATAAATTTAAAACAGTTAGTAAAAAGCCGGTAAATTTTGTCTTTCATGGCGGAAGTGGTAGTGAGTTAGCTGATATTAAAGATGCCGTTAGTTACGGTGTTATTAAGATGAATATCGATACAGATACGCAGTGGGCGTTTTGGGACGGAGTACGTGAATATGAGGCAAAAAATCGTGCCTACTTGCAAGGTCAGATAGGTAACCCAGAAGGTGATGATAAACCAAATAAAAAATACTACGATCCACGCAAATGGATAAGGTGTGGCGAGGAGAGTATGGTAAAACGTCTTCAAATCACATTTAGTGATTTAAATTGCTTAAATAGGAACTAA
- a CDS encoding TAXI family TRAP transporter solute-binding subunit produces the protein MKKTHVTLVGMLLASTLGAKDFVSIGTGGMTGTYYPIGGAICRLVNKDPNIKCSVQSTGGSVYNVNNVLKKELTFGFVQSDVVYDKFNGTGKFENMADNKLRAVAAIYPELLSFVVSKESGIKDIDGLAGKKYNVGNPGSGNEVTTLAVFKAKNFDVSKLTYRGVLTVQECPHALADKKIDGYSYMVGHPTANITDAANSQPIDILNIEGADIDAMIAQYPYFAKGVIPKGTYQGVDHDVNSIGVKAVLVASDSVKDDVVKAVIKAILDNFDEYQQLHPALKAVTKESMVEGLSAPLHPAAEAVFKEAGIIK, from the coding sequence ATGAAAAAAACTCACGTGACACTTGTTGGTATGCTACTTGCTTCAACGCTAGGAGCTAAAGATTTCGTCAGTATCGGCACTGGCGGTATGACAGGCACATACTATCCGATTGGTGGAGCGATATGCAGACTTGTAAATAAAGATCCAAATATCAAATGCTCAGTGCAATCAACCGGTGGTTCTGTTTATAATGTAAACAATGTGCTTAAAAAAGAGTTGACATTTGGCTTTGTTCAAAGCGATGTTGTGTATGATAAATTTAATGGTACAGGTAAGTTTGAAAATATGGCTGACAATAAGCTACGTGCAGTAGCAGCAATATATCCTGAGCTACTAAGCTTTGTTGTTTCAAAAGAGAGCGGCATAAAAGATATAGATGGTCTAGCTGGTAAAAAATACAATGTAGGAAATCCTGGTAGTGGTAATGAAGTAACGACTTTAGCGGTGTTTAAAGCTAAAAATTTTGACGTTAGCAAACTTACTTATCGTGGTGTTTTGACTGTGCAAGAGTGCCCACACGCCTTGGCTGATAAAAAGATAGATGGATATAGCTATATGGTAGGACACCCAACGGCAAACATCACAGACGCTGCGAATTCACAACCTATAGATATATTAAACATTGAGGGTGCAGACATAGATGCTATGATAGCTCAGTATCCATACTTTGCAAAAGGCGTAATACCAAAAGGAACATATCAAGGTGTTGATCATGATGTAAATAGCATAGGTGTTAAAGCAGTTCTAGTTGCTAGTGATAGCGTAAAAGACGATGTTGTAAAGGCTGTAATAAAGGCTATACTTGATAACTTTGATGAGTATCAGCAACTTCACCCTGCACTAAAAGCGGTAACAAAAGAGAGTATGGTGGAAGGTCTTTCGGCACCACTTCATCCAGCGGCTGAGGCAGTATTTAAAGAAGCTGGTATAATAAAATAA
- a CDS encoding agmatine deiminase family protein has translation MRAYAEWEKQELLFLSLPHKSSDWSEYLDEILASYEELIAAIVPFQKVVLIAPNQSCFERFKKFKNTQFVCIDTDDTWIRDYGMIDVQNGDKIISYDFKFNAWGGKFQSSKDNAVNRELVKKYATNLKEIDFILEGGSIDFNGAGTMLTTSECLLNDNRNANFSKDEIDVKLKELFGLKRIIWLEHGFIKGDDTDSHVDTLARFITADTIAYVSCDDESDEHFDELRKMHKELEKTGFKLLPLPLPKAKFYKGKRLGCTYANFIFINDALIVPTYNDENDKLVLDRLSLALPDRKVLGVNSLIFVRQNGSLHCSSQNRFLGAR, from the coding sequence ATGAGAGCTTACGCTGAGTGGGAAAAACAGGAGCTTTTGTTTTTGTCATTACCACACAAGAGCAGTGATTGGAGTGAGTATCTAGATGAGATTTTGGCTAGTTATGAGGAACTTATTGCAGCTATAGTGCCATTTCAAAAGGTCGTGCTAATCGCACCAAATCAGAGCTGCTTTGAACGATTTAAAAAATTTAAAAATACACAGTTTGTCTGTATCGACACAGATGACACTTGGATACGTGATTATGGTATGATCGATGTGCAAAATGGAGATAAGATTATAAGCTATGATTTTAAATTTAACGCTTGGGGAGGGAAGTTTCAAAGCTCGAAAGATAACGCTGTCAATCGTGAACTTGTAAAAAAATATGCTACAAATTTAAAAGAGATTGATTTTATTTTAGAGGGTGGTAGCATTGATTTTAACGGAGCTGGGACGATGCTAACGACATCAGAGTGCCTACTAAATGATAATCGTAATGCTAATTTTAGCAAAGATGAGATAGATGTAAAGCTAAAAGAGCTTTTTGGCTTAAAGCGTATTATTTGGCTAGAACACGGCTTTATAAAGGGTGATGATACTGACAGTCACGTAGATACCTTGGCCCGTTTTATCACAGCTGATACGATCGCTTATGTAAGTTGTGATGATGAGAGCGATGAACACTTTGATGAGCTTAGAAAAATGCATAAAGAGCTTGAAAAAACGGGATTTAAGCTCCTGCCTTTGCCTCTACCGAAGGCAAAGTTTTATAAGGGTAAACGACTTGGCTGCACGTATGCAAATTTTATCTTTATAAATGACGCTCTTATAGTGCCGACATATAATGATGAAAATGATAAACTTGTTCTTGATAGACTTAGTCTTGCTCTACCAGATCGCAAAGTACTTGGTGTAAATTCGCTTATTTTTGTCCGTCAAAATGGCTCACTTCATTGCTCTAGTCAGAATAGATTTTTGGGAGCGAGATAG
- a CDS encoding 1-aminocyclopropane-1-carboxylate deaminase, with protein sequence MIEPFEFRDRKFWLLRDDLLGEFNGNKARKLEYFLNADLSGFSRIVSHGSSQSNAMYSLSVFARLKGLEFLYVVSHLSENLKLNPVGNYKFALQNGMKIYISLDRKAKARELADMPNALFIPEGVAMSEAEQGFKTQARLINEWSDETGIKPDVFLPSGTGASAVYLAKHIDLNVFTCPCVGDTAYLKSEINLLDPHSKVKILNPPRKYHFGDLKRELYDMWQELCASGVEFELIYDPVGFLSIFSNLDKLKDEILYIHQGGVLGNISQKARYERKFKG encoded by the coding sequence GTGATCGAGCCTTTTGAGTTTAGGGATCGTAAATTTTGGCTACTTAGAGATGATTTGCTAGGTGAGTTTAATGGCAACAAAGCACGAAAGTTGGAGTATTTTTTAAATGCTGATTTGAGTGGCTTTTCTCGTATAGTCTCGCATGGCTCAAGTCAGTCAAATGCGATGTATAGCTTAAGCGTATTTGCACGTCTAAAAGGACTTGAGTTTTTATACGTAGTCTCTCATTTGAGTGAAAATTTAAAGCTTAATCCAGTTGGAAACTATAAATTTGCATTGCAAAATGGTATGAAAATTTATATCTCGCTTGATCGCAAAGCTAAAGCAAGAGAGCTTGCAGATATGCCTAATGCGTTATTTATCCCTGAAGGCGTAGCTATGAGCGAGGCAGAGCAGGGATTTAAAACTCAGGCTAGGCTTATTAATGAGTGGAGTGATGAAACTGGCATAAAACCTGATGTTTTCTTGCCATCTGGCACAGGTGCGAGTGCAGTATATCTTGCTAAGCATATTGATTTAAATGTGTTTACTTGTCCTTGTGTAGGCGATACTGCGTATCTAAAAAGTGAGATAAATTTACTTGATCCGCACTCAAAAGTGAAAATTTTAAATCCACCTAGAAAGTATCATTTTGGCGATTTAAAACGTGAGCTTTATGATATGTGGCAGGAGCTTTGTGCGAGTGGCGTGGAGTTTGAGTTGATATACGATCCGGTTGGATTTTTAAGTATTTTTTCAAATTTAGATAAGCTAAAAGATGAAATTTTATATATTCATCAAGGTGGAGTGCTTGGAAATATCAGCCAAAAAGCAAGATATGAGAGAAAATTCAAAGGATAA
- a CDS encoding carbon-nitrogen hydrolase yields the protein MKIALLQQKFHGTKAATNAKTCELIAMAKHGGAELVICQELHQSQYFCQSENTEFFDIANKWQDDVQFWANVARQNDVVLVTSLFEKRADGLYHNTAFVFERDGSVAGKYRKMHIPDDPGFYEKFYFTPGDIGFDPIDTSVGRLGVLVCWDQWYPEAARLMALKGAKILIYPTAIGWFNGDSEEEKSRQLEAWVAVQRGHAVANGIPVVAVNRVGFERDSSGVMDGIKFWGNSFAFGAQGEQLFRADSVREECFLVDIDMKRSEEVRRIWPFLRDRRIDAYADITKRFID from the coding sequence ATGAAAATAGCACTTTTACAGCAAAAATTTCACGGCACAAAGGCGGCGACAAATGCTAAAACGTGTGAGCTAATAGCAATGGCAAAGCATGGTGGAGCAGAGCTTGTCATTTGTCAAGAGCTTCATCAAAGCCAGTATTTTTGTCAGAGTGAAAATACAGAGTTTTTCGATATCGCAAATAAATGGCAAGATGATGTGCAGTTTTGGGCGAATGTGGCTAGGCAAAATGACGTGGTACTAGTAACTTCGTTATTTGAAAAAAGAGCTGACGGACTTTATCATAACACAGCTTTTGTCTTTGAGCGTGATGGCAGTGTGGCTGGGAAATACCGCAAAATGCATATACCTGACGATCCAGGCTTTTACGAGAAATTTTACTTTACACCAGGCGACATTGGCTTTGACCCGATTGATACGAGCGTGGGACGGCTTGGAGTCTTGGTATGCTGGGATCAGTGGTATCCTGAGGCGGCAAGATTAATGGCATTAAAGGGGGCGAAAATTTTAATCTATCCGACTGCAATTGGATGGTTTAATGGCGATAGTGAGGAGGAAAAATCTAGGCAGCTTGAGGCTTGGGTAGCGGTACAAAGGGGACATGCAGTGGCGAACGGTATACCCGTTGTAGCGGTCAATCGCGTTGGATTTGAGCGTGATAGTAGTGGCGTGATGGACGGCATAAAATTTTGGGGTAATAGCTTTGCTTTTGGGGCTCAGGGTGAGCAACTGTTCCGTGCAGATAGCGTGAGAGAAGAGTGCTTTTTAGTAGATATTGATATGAAACGAAGTGAAGAAGTGCGTCGCATTTGGCCTTTTTTGCGTGATAGACGAATTGATGCATATGCAGATATCACAAAGCGGTTTATTGATTAA
- a CDS encoding CBU_0592 family membrane protein: MDIFQFIGFLGMICIVLGYFLLQADRISNDDMLYQVINLVGAILLIISLCVHFNLGSFMIEVFWIFITIYGIVKIYKRKRYESLR; this comes from the coding sequence GTGGATATTTTTCAATTTATCGGTTTTTTGGGTATGATATGTATAGTTTTAGGTTACTTTTTGCTTCAAGCAGACAGGATAAGCAACGATGATATGCTCTATCAGGTTATAAATTTAGTCGGTGCAATACTGCTCATCATCTCGCTTTGTGTGCATTTTAATCTTGGTTCGTTTATGATAGAGGTTTTTTGGATATTTATTACGATTTATGGGATAGTAAAAATTTATAAAAGGAAGAGATATGAGAGCTTACGCTGA
- a CDS encoding OmpA family protein has product MKLNKNQQDSSTFWISYADLMAGLLFVFMLLIGAIVVKYVLSQNTLASKEQAILVALASLKDEQGKNFTLDKINSALKDELNKISNENINLKKSNEIFVIEIDAFKKKLEQLYSENTEANASIADLNSNILGLNQKIIVLNDELERAKNEASEKNVSNEQNLLKIAYLLEQVSAKEAQYNTLLRDLNVTQNRIKNLTGIRVKVISELKDKLGDSIAIDPNSGALKLSSSVLFDKASAELKDEAKPELKQTLKKYFDVLLNDPQISKNIDQIMIEGFTDSDGSYLYNLELSQRRAYAVMDFINSYNEDENLRKHLIASGRSYNDLIMKDGVEDKDASRRIEIKFSISNKDAIHEIEKFLELKQ; this is encoded by the coding sequence ATGAAGTTAAATAAAAATCAACAAGATTCATCAACTTTTTGGATATCTTATGCAGATTTAATGGCTGGTTTGCTCTTTGTTTTTATGTTGCTTATTGGTGCTATAGTCGTTAAATACGTACTTTCGCAAAATACTTTGGCAAGTAAAGAGCAAGCAATATTAGTCGCTTTGGCTAGTCTTAAAGATGAGCAAGGTAAAAATTTTACTTTAGATAAGATAAACTCGGCTTTAAAGGACGAGCTAAACAAGATTAGCAATGAAAATATAAATTTGAAAAAATCAAATGAAATTTTTGTCATAGAGATAGATGCGTTTAAGAAAAAATTAGAGCAATTATATAGTGAAAATACCGAAGCAAACGCGAGTATAGCAGATCTAAATTCAAATATTTTAGGGCTTAATCAAAAAATAATCGTATTAAATGACGAGTTAGAACGTGCCAAGAATGAAGCTAGTGAGAAAAATGTAAGCAATGAGCAAAATTTACTTAAAATAGCTTATTTGCTCGAGCAAGTAAGTGCTAAAGAAGCCCAATATAACACACTTTTGCGTGATCTAAACGTTACGCAAAATCGCATTAAAAATTTAACCGGTATTCGTGTAAAAGTCATAAGTGAGCTTAAAGACAAGCTTGGCGATAGTATTGCGATCGATCCAAATTCAGGCGCATTAAAACTTAGCTCGTCAGTCCTTTTTGATAAGGCAAGTGCAGAGTTAAAAGATGAGGCAAAGCCAGAGCTTAAACAGACTTTAAAGAAGTATTTTGACGTACTTTTAAATGATCCACAAATTAGTAAAAATATCGACCAGATAATGATTGAGGGTTTTACTGATAGCGATGGCAGTTACCTTTATAACCTTGAGCTTTCGCAACGTAGAGCGTATGCAGTTATGGACTTTATCAATTCATATAACGAAGATGAAAATTTACGTAAGCATCTTATTGCGAGTGGGCGAAGCTATAATGATTTGATTATGAAAGATGGCGTTGAAGACAAGGACGCTTCTAGGCGGATCGAGATAAAATTTTCTATCTCAAATAAAGATGCGATACATGAGATAGAAAAATTTTTGGAGCTTAAGCAGTGA